The Agelaius phoeniceus isolate bAgePho1 chromosome 4, bAgePho1.hap1, whole genome shotgun sequence genome includes a region encoding these proteins:
- the SGCB gene encoding beta-sarcoglycan has protein sequence MAAAAPEQQSSNGPVKKSMREKAVERRNVNKEHNSNFKAGYIPIDEDRLHKTGLRGRKGNLAICVIVVLFILAIINLIITLVIWAVIRIGPNGCDSMEFHESGLLRFKQVSDMGVIHPLYKSTVGGRRNEDLVITGNNQPIVFQQGTTKLSVEKDKTSITSDIGMEFVDPRTQNTLFSTDYETHEFHLPNGVKILNVQKASTERITSNATSDLNIKVDGRAIVRGNEGVFITGKTIEFRMGGNMELKAENSIILNGSVMVSPTRLPSSSYGDQFNNGNWLRFKLCMCADGTLFKVQVTGHNMGCQTSANPCGATH, from the exons ATGGCGGCGGCCGCCCCCGAGCAG CAAAGCTCTAACGGCCCGGTGAAGAAGTCTATGCGAGAGAAGGCTGTGGAACGCAGGAATGTTAATAAGGAGCACAACAGTAACTTCAAAGCAGGATACATCCCGATTGATGAAGACCGTCTCCATAAGACAGGGTTACGTGGCAGGAAAGGCAACTTGGCCATATGTGTGAttgttgttctttttattttggctATCATCAATCTGATT ATTACCCTGGTTATCTGGGCAGTGATAAGAATTGGCCCCAATGGTTGTGACAGTATGGAATTCCATGAGAGTGGCTTGCTGCGGTTCAAGCAGGTGTCTGACATGGGCGTCATCCATCCCTTATATAAAAGCACTGTGGGAGGGAGACGGAATGAAGACTTGGTGATCACTGGGAATAATCAGCCT ATTGTATTTCAGCAAGGAACAACCAAGCTTAGTGTGGAAAAAGACAAAACTTCTATCACCAGCGATATTGGCATGGAATTTGTTGACCCACGAACACAAAATACTTTGTTCAGCACTGACTATGAAACTCATGAGTTTCATCTACCAAATGGAGTTAAAATCTTGAATGTGCAAAAGGCCTCTACAGAGAGG ATTACCAGCAATGCAACCAGTGATCTAAACATAAAGGTTGATGGTCGTGCCATTGTCCGGGGAAATGAAGGTGTTTTCATCACAGGCAAAACAATTGAGTTTCGAATGGGTGGAAACATGGAACTTAAAGCA GAAAACAGCATCATCCTGAACGGAAGTGTGATGGTCAGCCCAACACGGCTGCCGAGCTCTTCTTACGGGGATCAGTTCAACAACGGCAACTGGCTGCGCTTCAAGCTGTGCATGTGCGCTGACGGGACGCTCTTCAAGGTCCAGGTCACCGGGCACAACATGGGCTGCCAGACCTCTGCCAACCCCTGTGGAGCCACACACTGA
- the LRRC66 gene encoding leucine-rich repeat-containing protein 66, translated as MDNYHLHVIAVVLYFNLPGSVGAKSQRILPATHRHSECRWDGQFLLNCSFTRISTIPEDTSQTAETADLSYNYIKTFVCSDGRNEEWMLKHLNLSNNLISELTLTTCTNLPNLETLNLSGNAIHTLTLEMPAPAHGSKKYSIVDRLLPALKVLSIERNNLNTVPRGLGLLQSLQTVHMSSNAIQQIDPKDFQNCSQLKDIDLRNNKITKIHPDAFRDLNKLQVVDLRENALTIPLPQILVSLNFFQLEVYFSKNAWIFNCRLNAFKEFFHFVFDSTRQKWSLSYNKSANNPQKPLLYLSSFHLNCRHNVVLRRATIPTGNTSVLTCNLDNIRGNGVSWWTPKGRISKNNSLPHMTLDKMNNLVIYNAEKTAEGLYLCLFNTTKEKYLIYNIDVKEGVSAFLVRKTRDTLFREKETEPNFALAVSLSVLITFVCAFCLGAFARPYLESLWRLMRRNKNSASEHTYSNQAFSDETLSRDSSASKPTNMQRNTFNCPRNSLRNTQIFPTEASTVYENVTGSGVHSPNPKAEYQKQSNTEINMKKMLSKAQTSTDNNESINVYDTGLFFVRTDYQNSNKITPNSKVRNNSGLLQSEVTKATPDSPEGKGALSHNKPRHTRKFMQGRQSCEEQLCLNGNKNIPSDVGDFISPSSFRRDADIDKLGIYETIEKFPTTEHDCKRIHSDEKDATADIFGDSSSAEGTPFTMSDCSSLADFEVEHPGVSGNLPVCQSPLDEANTDSGTEKFVTPPESPNNTAELQQTGKNEDENSAYFETTINYGSDTTMQRTASPYTDKSSSHISVSDPDTVSSSSQEIPVTFDYFTNVESTVENSISDSFHSQRTDFGNMVLKLKPFPTYDTEKTSEGDELQLSLLPREAQHSLTFSHIEQKGNAPAGSTDEHIARNSPEKNHGEADITLQRNTSTSEDNGFIFAPIDTDLNEVVKKPSLLHSSQKSPLQLLPEHTAEKHFMFVTQQDDLLPQEKQACVDEMQGGSDEKNSDGLTELQDISNHSLPEETQSCSPTAVLLHLHSSGKTQSEYKTDDPFQLDQSDEDEYSFSIPQGFFNESTPYSSCSFPQKSTGNTEISESTDSSKMKDHTTLSELENHSATTGEHLQNSSENLSQKSRTNSGQDQFFVKRKRAFDGFANILQSRKTNFNS; from the exons ATGGATAACTATCACTTGCATGTCATAGCTGTGGTCCTTTACTTTAATCTTCCTGGATCAGTGGGAGCCAAGTCCCAGCGGATCCTTCCTGCTACACATCGCCATTCAGAGTGCCGGTGGGATGGGCAGTTCTTGCTCAATTGCTCTTTTACCAGAATATCTACTATTCCAGAAGATACATCACAAACAGCAGAAACAGCTGATTTGAGTTACAATTATATTAAAACCTTTGTGTGCTCTGATGGAAGAAATGAAGAGTGGATGCTAAAACACCTGAACCTCAGTAACAACCTGATTTCTGAACTCACCTTAACTACTTGTACAAATTTACCCAATTTAGAAACTCTAAACCTCAGTGGTAATGCCATCCACACCCTCACACTGGAAATGCCTGCACCTGCACACGGATCTAAAAAGTACAGCATTGTTGATCGTCTCCTGCCTGCTTTGAAAGTATTGTCAATTGAAAGAAACAATCTTAATACAGTTCCAAGAG gGCTAGGCCTCCTGCAGTCTTTACAAACTGTCCATATGTCATCCAATGCCATACAACAGATTGATCCAAAGGATTTTCAAAACTGCTCACAGCTGAAAGACATTGACCTGCGAAACAACAAGATAACTAAAATTCATCCAGATGCCTTCAGAGATCTCAACAAATTACAG GTCGTGGATCTCCGTGAAAATGCTCTGACAATCCCTCTGCCACAGATACTAGTCAGTTTGAACTTTTTTCAACTTGAAGTGTATTTCTCAAAGAATGCCTGGATATTTAACTGCAGGCTAAATGCTTTTAAAGAGTTCTTTCATTTTGTCTTTGACTCCACAAGGCAGAAATGGAGCCTTTCCTACAATAAGTCTGCCAACAACCCCCAGAAACCTCTGCTGTATCTTTCAAGTTTCCATTTAAACTGCAGGCACAATGTTGTGCTCAGAAGGGCTACAATCCCAACAGGGAACACATCAGTGCTGACCTGTAACTTGGACAACATAAGGG gCAATGGAGTCTCCTGGTGGACACCTAAGGGCAGAATTTCAAAAAATAACAGTCTTCCTCATATGACACTGGATAAAATGAATAATTTAGTGATATACAATGCTGAGAAAACTGCTGAAGGATTATATTTGTGTCTTTTTAATACAACGAAAGAGAAATATCTGATTTACAATATAGATGTGAAAGAAGGAGTGTCAGCATTTTTGGTTCGAAAAACCAGGGACACTCTTTTTAGAGAGAAAGAAACTGAGCCAAACTTTGCACTGGCTGTCTCCCTCTCTGTGCTCATTACATTTGTTTGTGCTTTTTGTCTGGGTGCTTTTGCTAGACCCTACCTGGAGAGCCTGTGGAGACTCATGCGCAGGAACAAAAATTCAGCTTCAGAACACACGTATTCTAACCAAGCTTTTTCAGATGAAACCTTGAGCAGAGACTCTTCTGCAAGCAAGCCAACAAATATGCAGCGTAATACGTTCAATTGTCCTAGGAATTCTTTAAGAAACACACAAATTTTTCCTACAGAAGCTTCTACTGTGTATGAAAATGTCACTGGCAGTGGTGTACATTCACCAAATCCCAAAGCAGAGTACCAGAAACAAAGCAATACTGAGATCAACAtgaagaaaatgctttcaaaagcCCAAACTAGTACTGACAATAATGAAAGCATAAATGTTTATGATACTGGACTATTTTTTGTAAGGACGGATTACCAGAACAGCAACAAAATAACACCAAACAGCAAAGTAAGAAACAACTCTGGTCTGCTGCAGTCTGAGGTCACAAAAGCTACACCAGATTCTCCAGAAGGAAAAGGTGCCCTTTCACATAATAAACCCAGGCACACTAGAAAATTTATGCAGGGAAGGCAAAGCTGTGAAGAACAACTTTGTCTAAATGGCAACAAAAATATACCTAGTGATGTTGGAGATTTTATTTCACCCAGTAGCTTCAGAAGAGATGCAGATATTGACAAGTTAGGCATCTATGAAACAATAGAAAAATTTCCCACAACAGAGCATGACTGTAAAAGGATACATTCAGATGAAAAAGATGCTACAGCTGATATATTTGGTGACAGTTCTTCAGCTGAAGGGACTCCATTCACAATGAGTGACTGTAGTTCTTTAGCAGACTTTGAAGTGGAACATCCTGGTGTTAGTGGCAACCTGCCAGTGTGTCAGTCACCTCTAGATGAAGCCAACACAGACAGTGGAACTGAGAAGTTTGTAACACCACCAGAGTCTCCAAACAATACTGCTGAACTTCAGCAGACTGGGAAAAATGAAGATGAGAACAGTGCCTATTTTGAAACCACTATTAATTATGGATCAGACACCACCATGCAGCGAACAGCATCCCCTTACACTGATAAAAGCAGTAGCCACATAAGCGTGTCAGATCCAGATACAGTTAGTTCTTCAAGTCAAGAAATTCCAGTTACATTTGATTATTTTACTAATGTAGAGTCAACAGTAGAAAACTCTATTTCTGATTCTTTCCACAGTCAAAGAACAGATTTTGGTAACATGGTACTTAAGTTAAAACCTTTCCCCACATATGACACAGAAAAAACTTCTGAAGGGGATGAACTGCAGCTTTCTCTGCTTCCCAGAGAAGCACAGCATTCCCTCACCTTCAGTCACATAGAACAAAAAGGAAATGCACCAGCAGGAAGCACAGATGAGCACATAGCCAGGAACTCCCCTGAAAAGAATCATGGTGAAGCAGAC ATTACATTACAAAGAAACACGAGTACATCTGAGGACAATGGCTTTATTTTTGCTCCCATTGATACTGATTTGAATGAAGTTGTAAAAAAACCATCACTGCTGCATTCCAGCCAAAAATCACCTCTTCAATTGCTGCCTGAACACACAGCTGAAAAACATTTCATGTTTGTTACACAGCAAGATGACTTGCTACCACAGGAGAAGCAGGCTTGTGTAGATGAAATGCAAGGAGGTTCTGATGAGAAAAATTCTGATGGACTCACAGAATTGCAGGATATCAGCAATCACAGCCTGCCTGAAGAAACACAGTCTTGTAGTCCTACAGCAGTTCTGCTGCATCTCCATAGTTCTGGGAAAACACAGTCAGAATACAAGACAGATGATCCCTTCCAACTGGATCAGAGTGATGAGGATGAATATTCCTTCTCAATCCCACAAGGTTTCTTCAATGAAAGCACACCATACAGCTCATGTTCCTTCCCACAAAAGTCTACAGGAAATACTGAAATCTCTGAAAGCACTGATTCCAGCAAGATGAAGGATCACACTACTTTGTCAGAACTGGAGAACCACTCTGCAACAACTGGAGAACACCTCCAAAATTCCAGTGAAAATCTTAGCCAAAAAAGTCGGACAAATTCGGGACAGGATCAATTTTTTGTTAAGAGGAAAAGAGCATTTGATGGATTTGCTAATATTTTgcaaagcaggaaaacaaactTCAATAGCTGA